The genomic window ATCAGCATGAACAGATCTTGGCGTCAGCTGGATCAAACCTTGTGTGGCGGGTTGGCATCTGGTACATTCGGACCGAATTTCAGCAGGATTTTCACTTCATGGTGTTGGTGTTGATGTAAATGGCACCCTGTCGAAAAATCGTAATTGTTAAGTAACTATTCACCTTCTGACCCAGAAAGGTGCCGAAGCCCAGAACCGTAACTGTTCAGCAGTGCCGCAGATGCTAGGCATCGGCTTGTGATGTGTGCTTTTCGCACATGAGCAGGCCGATAACAACGCAGATGTGGCACTGCTGGACAGTTACATTGTTAATTCATATTTTTCTTAAGGCTGACAATGGCAACAGATCTGATTATTAACGCGACCTCCTATGAGGTAAGGATTGCTCTGGTAGAGCACGGTGAGCTGGTGGAGTTTTATTTGGAGCGCCCTACCGAAAAGGGACTGGTCGGGAATATCTATCATGGCCGGGTTGTTCGAGTCCTGCCGGGGATGCAGGCGGCATTTGTCGATATTGGTCTGGACCGCACCGGTTTTTTGTATGTCGATGATGTTAATGTTGGCGCCCAGAAGATGGACAACCTGCCTGTTCCCTTGATCATTGATGATGATCATCTGCCGACCGACTTTCAGGTGCAGCGTGAGCCAGGCACTAACATTGACGATCTGCTGGTTGAGGGGCAGGAGATTCTGGTGCAGATCACCAAGGAGCCTATTGGGACTAAAGGGGCAAGGCTGACCTGCAATATTACCTTGCCTTGCCGCAATCTGGTCTTTATGCCGATGACTGACCATATCGGAGTTTCCCGTAAGATCGAGGACGAAGGGCTGCGGCAGCAGTTCAAGGAGGTTATCGAGTCTCTCAGGCCAGCTGACACCGGCTTTATTGTCCGGACGGTGGCGGAGAGCGCAACTCGGGAAGATATGGAGGCGGATATGGAGTTCCTCTTAAATCTTTGGAGCGAAATTCAGACTAAGACCGCCAAGCACAAAGTGCCGGGCCTGGTTTATGAAGATCTTGATATTATACTGCGGGTGGTGAGGGATGTGTTTTCGCCGACGGTCGATCGGGTGGTGGTCGATGATAAGGCGACCTATCTTCGGGTGTTAAATTTTGTCGATCATTTTGCACCTCGTTTGAGCCACAAGGTCCACTTCTTTTCCGAGAACACCCCGGTTTTTGAGGCTTACGGGATCGAGATGGATATTAATCGGGCCTTGAACAAGAAGGTTTGGCTGCGCTGCGGCGGGTACATTATTATTGAGGCAACTGAGGCCTTAACGGTGGTTGATGTCAATACAGGGCGCTATGTCGGTAAGGTTGACCTGGAGGACACTATCTTCAAGGCTAATGTCGAAGCGGCCAAGGAGATTGCTTACCAGCTTCGGCTGAAGAATATCGGCGGTATTATTATTGTCGATTTCATCGATATGGAGAAGGAGTCCCATCGCGAGGAGGTTGGCCGGATCTTGCAGGAGGCGGTGAAAAGAGACAAGTGCCGGGTCAATATCCTCAAGGTCTCTGAGTTCGGCCTGGTGCAGATGACCAGGAAGCGGACCCGGGAGGACCTGAATCGGATGATGTGTGAGCCGTGCCAGTGTTGCCGGGGTGATGGGTTTGTTAAATCGCGTCGAACTGTATGTTATGAGATCTTTCGCAATATTTCACTCAATGCCGAAAAGATTAATGCTACCAAGGTTCGAATTATTGTCAGTTCGCCGGTGGCGGCCTTGATGTTGAAAGAGGAGGCCGGTACCCTCCATCGGATTGAAGATGATATTCAGAAGCAGATCAATATCTTCCCTGATAAGAATATGGCGTTGGAGAAGTATGAGATAGTTTGGGATAATACCTGAAACTCCGATCTGAGATGGCTGTGGGTTGTCTTTTGCGGCAACCAGGTATTGACAAAAACTTAAAGTATGGTACATAGTGCTGTTTTGTGATTTCGGGTGAGCAAATAGATAATATCTTTCTGGGCGAGCCAGGGTGGATGAATTTTTTTTAGGAGGAATAGTATGTACGCAATTATCCGTACCGGCGGCAAGCAATATCAGGTCGCTCCGGGAGAACGCCTTCGGGTGGAAAAATTGGATGGCAATATCGGCGACAGCATTGAGATCAGCGATGTGTTGATGGTTGTTGACGGTGAAAATATCAAGATCGGACAGCCGGTAGTTGACGGCGCGAAGGTCAGTGCCAGGATCGTAGAGCAGGATAAGGCCAAGAAGATCGTAGTCTTCAAGAAGAAGCGACGTGCCGGACACCGGGTTAAGAATGGTCATCGGCAGCCGTTTACAAGTTTGGAGATTCAGGAGATTTCTGCCTGATACTGGTGTAGTAGGGGTTCTGATGCACAGATTAATTTGACTGGACTTACGGTTATGCCGTGCCAGTGGAGCATGCGAGGAAAAGACAATGGCACATAAGAAGGCGGGCGGGAGCTCGAGAAATGGTCGTGATAGTAATTCCCAGCGTCGAGGCGTTAAGCGTTTCGGTGGGCAGGTGGTGCGGGCTGGTAATATCCTGGTTCGTCAGGTTGGCACGAAGATCCATCCAGGGACCAATGTTGGTTGCGGCAAGGATTACACCTTGTTTGCCCTGACTGATGGTGTGGTTGCCTATGAGACGTTCGGCCGTGGCCGAAAACGGGTCAGCATTTACCCTGCCGCTGCCAATTCATAATTTTTTATCTGTCTACAGTAAGGGCCGGTGTTGCTTGCTTTGTCAAGGGATGCCGGCCTTATTTATTTGGTGCGGTCAGTTCTGTAAAGGAAAACATGGGGTTTATTGACGAAGCAAAATTTTTTGTCAAGGGTGGTGACGGTGGGCGCGGTTGTGTCAGCTTTCGGAGGGAGAAGTATGTGCCCAAGGGTGGTCCGGATGGCGGAGACGGCGGAGATGGTGGCACGGTCTATCTTGAGGCATCCCAGCGTTTGCATTCACTGATTGATTTTTCGTATA from Desulfobulbaceae bacterium includes these protein-coding regions:
- the rplU gene encoding 50S ribosomal protein L21; amino-acid sequence: MYAIIRTGGKQYQVAPGERLRVEKLDGNIGDSIEISDVLMVVDGENIKIGQPVVDGAKVSARIVEQDKAKKIVVFKKKRRAGHRVKNGHRQPFTSLEIQEISA
- a CDS encoding 50S ribosomal protein L27 gives rise to the protein MAHKKAGGSSRNGRDSNSQRRGVKRFGGQVVRAGNILVRQVGTKIHPGTNVGCGKDYTLFALTDGVVAYETFGRGRKRVSIYPAAANS
- a CDS encoding Rne/Rng family ribonuclease; the protein is MATDLIINATSYEVRIALVEHGELVEFYLERPTEKGLVGNIYHGRVVRVLPGMQAAFVDIGLDRTGFLYVDDVNVGAQKMDNLPVPLIIDDDHLPTDFQVQREPGTNIDDLLVEGQEILVQITKEPIGTKGARLTCNITLPCRNLVFMPMTDHIGVSRKIEDEGLRQQFKEVIESLRPADTGFIVRTVAESATREDMEADMEFLLNLWSEIQTKTAKHKVPGLVYEDLDIILRVVRDVFSPTVDRVVVDDKATYLRVLNFVDHFAPRLSHKVHFFSENTPVFEAYGIEMDINRALNKKVWLRCGGYIIIEATEALTVVDVNTGRYVGKVDLEDTIFKANVEAAKEIAYQLRLKNIGGIIIVDFIDMEKESHREEVGRILQEAVKRDKCRVNILKVSEFGLVQMTRKRTREDLNRMMCEPCQCCRGDGFVKSRRTVCYEIFRNISLNAEKINATKVRIIVSSPVAALMLKEEAGTLHRIEDDIQKQINIFPDKNMALEKYEIVWDNT